The nucleotide sequence TCACGCACCGTTACATTGTTTGTTCCAACCACGGCAAGCCGCATAGCCAGAATAGGAACTTCAATAGCCTTGACGAGACATCGCTGAAGATAAGGCAAGCCACTTTCCGGGTGTGTGACTGTAAAGCCTGTATACGTGTGAAGTTTGATAAGTCGTCTCGCGTTTGGGTCTTGTATCACTTTGAAGAGAACCATTACCATCCTATGGTCCCAATGCATAGTAGAGATCTAACGAAAAAACGCCGGAGGCTTGATTTTTTTACTAAAGAATTCATCCACCGAGCAAGTCTTAGCAAGGTCGGTCCGTTGTTGGCACATAGGCTACAAGTTAACCTTAGGGGGGGCACCACAAACGTCAAAGGGACGGCTGATGACTTTCAGAACTTTGCATCGAGGGTTCGCATGTTCATTGGTGACAGGGACACGCATTTGGTGATCGAGAAGATGAAAGATCGGGTCGACCACTTGCCGAACTACACTTTTAAGTACAGCATGGAAAACGGTGAAATTCGACACATGTTCTGGGCGGATGAAATTTCTAAGATCAACTATCAAGCTTTCGGCGACGTCCTCGCGTTCGACGCTACCTACCAAACCAACAAGTACATTTCACAGCCTCAAAgtttccatatatatatatatatatatatatatatatatatatatatatatatatatatatatatatatatattcattataTATTGTTTTTGGAAAGTTTGAATTGGTTTTATCGCGTTATAACTGATTAACGACCTACACACAGGTACAATCTGATCTTCGTTCCGTTTACTGGGGTTGACAACAACAAGCGGTGCGTCACTTTTGGAGCTGGCCTTTTGTTTTGTGAGACAATTGAGGCGTACACGTGGCTGTTAAGGGCTTTCCTTGAGGCGCACAACAAGTAGCCCACCCTTGGGCTAACTGACCAAGACCCGGCCATGCGGCAAGCAGTGGCTACTGTGTTTGATCGTTCACTCCATCGCCTGTGCATGTGGCACATCATGAAGAAATTACCTGCGAAGGTGGAACTGTTGCCCCTTCACGTCTTTTTGTAT is from Helianthus annuus cultivar XRQ/B chromosome 9, HanXRQr2.0-SUNRISE, whole genome shotgun sequence and encodes:
- the LOC110875312 gene encoding protein FAR1-RELATED SEQUENCE 5-like; amino-acid sequence: MYNPPNVDGEGEITGGAAGVANNLIIGTPQRGAGAGIDVGGTLFLEQFGFSGMRGGTHVEAHPVGVERGSSSGGFQTPLMPTTQATDIDHATESEDECFSWFTPNGTRYWCPAAPDNLKPRIDTVFQRWEDIAEMYDLYAEHCGFSTRLGTVKRKKGAITHRYIVCSNHGKPHSQNRNFNSLDETSLKIRQATFRVCDCKACIRVKFDKSSRVWVLYHFEENHYHPMVPMHSRDLTKKRRRLDFFTKEFIHRASLSKVGPLLAHRLQVNLRGGTTNVKGTADDFQNFASRVRMFIGDRDTHLVIEKMKDRVDHLPNYTFKYSMENGEIRHMFWADEISKINYQAFGDVLAFDATYQTNKYNLIFVPFTGVDNNKRCVTFGAGLLFCETIEAYTWLLRAFLEAHNK